In one Arachis duranensis cultivar V14167 chromosome 9, aradu.V14167.gnm2.J7QH, whole genome shotgun sequence genomic region, the following are encoded:
- the LOC107466229 gene encoding uncharacterized protein LOC107466229 — protein MSGIDCNGRLLVYSPSPSLCAGPICVVVVGGLLHCLSGQGVSVPRGEAPRLESPRRTFPSLRAPGLPSPYCASAPSPCTRTFCNDRRLRFHHRHKKQVDLENTPGHGYKLATSQLM, from the exons ATGTCTGGCATCGACTGCAACGGACGCTTGCTGGTGTACTCTCCGTCGCCTTCCCTCTGCGCTGGGCCCATCTGCGTTGTTGTTGTCGGAGGTCTTCTCCACTGTTTGTCCGGCCAAGGCGTCTCCGTCCCTCGCGGTGAAGCCCCTCGCCTGGAGTCACCGCGCCGCACCTTCCCGAGCCTCCGAGCGCCTGGCCTCCCGTCCCCGTATTGTGCCTCTGCTCCATCCCCCTGCACTCGAACTTTCTGCAA TGATAGGAGACTCAGATTTCACCATAGACATAAGAAACAAGTTGATCTGGAAAATACACCTGGACATGGATACAAGTTAGCAACATCCCAACTGATGTAG